TGCTGCGGCTGCACGGCAAGCCACTTGTCGATGTAGCTCTGCAAGGCACCGTGGAAGACGACCTCTTCGCTCACACCAAAACCTGCAAGGCAAGCAATTCGGCGAGCTGGCGCGGATGTTCAACCACGGCATCGGCGCCCCAGGCATGCGGATCGCCGCCATCGAGATAACCCCAGTGCACGGCGACCGAATAAAGTCCCGCATCGTTGCCGGCCTGAACGTCGCGACGATCGTCGCCGACGAACAGGCAATGCGACGGCTCCAGTCCCGCGCGTTCGCATGCCAGCCATACCGGCGCCGGATCGGGCTTGCGCACTGGCAAGGTATCACCGGAGATCACGGCGCAGACGCGCTGGCTCCAGCCGATATGGCGGACCAATTCGTCAGTGAGATATCCCGGCTTGTTGGTCACGATGCCCCAGGCCAATCCACCCACCTCGAGCGCTTCAAGTAGCGCATCGATGCCTTCAAACGGACGCGTATGACGTGACATCATCGAGTGATAAAGCTCGAGATAACGTGGCGTGCGCTCCAGCAATTCGTCATCGTTTTCATTGAAAGCACAGCTCAGGATGGCACGCGAGCCGCGCGAAACCACTTCCCGCACCATCGCATAGGGCGGTACGGGCGCATCCACTTCAGCGCAATAAGCAACAAGTGCAGCATGCAGGTCCGGCGCACTGTCCAGCAGCGTGCCGTCGAGATCGAACAATACGCCCTGCAGCACCTTGGGTAGCTGTTTCATGCGGCCTTGCGTGCGCAGAGAAGGTAATTGACGGCGGTAAAGCGGCTCAGCCATGCCTTGCGGTTGAGCGGGTTGTAGCCCAAGCCGCTGACATCTTCCAGCTCCAGACCCGCCTGGCGCAACAGGCGGGCCAGCTCGGACGGCTTGAGGAATTGTGAGTAATGGTGCGTGCCGCGCGGCAGCATGCGCATGATGTACTCCGCACCAAGAATCGCCGCACCGAAAGCGACCGGCGTGCGATTGAGCGTGGACATGAACAGGCGCGCGCCAGGCTTGAGCATGTTCGCCAGATCCTGCACCAGTGCAGCGGGATCGGGGACATGTTCGATCAACTCCATGCAGCACACGGCATCGAAACTATTCGGCTCGGCCATCGCGAGTTCCGCCGAAGATTGCTTGCGGTAATCGACCTTGAGATGGGATTCGTGCAGGTGCAGCCGCGCAATCTCGATCACCTTCAGGCCAAGATCGACGCCGACGACGTCCGCACCGGCACGCGCCAGCGCTTCACTCAGCAAACCACCGCCACAACCCACATCGGCAACCTTGGCGCCGCGCAAGCTCACCCGCGACGCTACGTAATCGAGACGCACCGGATTGAGATCATGCAACGGGCGCGATTCGCCGTCGGGATCCCACCAGCGCGCCGCCAGCTTGTCGAAACGGGCGATTTCATCGTGGCTGACGTTTGGTGCGGCCTGGGTCATGGTGAAAGCTCCAACTGATTCGCTGAATTTAACGCGCATTCCATTCGTAAATTATCCATTAAGCAAGATCCAACGCAGCGATGCGCTCGCGCCATGCATGGGTGCGCGCCATCATACCGGCCACATCCATATCCACCAGTTCTCGTGCGGCGAGTTTGCGCTTGCCGGCAATCCACACATCGCTCACTTGATGCCGGCCGGCCGCGTACACAAGCTGCGAGATGATGTGGAACAGCGGCTGAGTTTCAATGTCGCTGAGCCGCACGGCGGCTAGGTCGGCCTGCTTGCCGACTTCGATCGAACCGACGCTTGCGTCCAGGCCGATGGCTTTCGCCGCGTTAATCGTTGCCGCGCGCAGTGCATAGCCCGCATCGAAGGCAGCGGCATCTTCCGCAACCGCCTTGGCCAGCAATGCCGCGGTACGCATCTCGCCGAACATGTCCAGATCGTTGTTGGAGGCGCAGCCGTCGGTGCCGATGGCGACGTTTACGCCTGCCTTGCGCAGCTTTTCTACCGGGGAAAAACCCGAAGCCAACTTCAGATTGGACTCCGGGCAATGCACCACGGACACCCCGGCTTCGGCGCAAGTGGCGATTTCATCATCGGTAAGCTGGGTCATGTGTACGGCAATCAGGCGATCATTGATCAGACCTAGCTTT
The sequence above is a segment of the Dyella sp. M7H15-1 genome. Coding sequences within it:
- the gph gene encoding phosphoglycolate phosphatase (PGP is an essential enzyme in the glycolate salvage pathway in higher organisms (photorespiration in plants). Phosphoglycolate results from the oxidase activity of RubisCO in the Calvin cycle when concentrations of carbon dioxide are low relative to oxygen. This enzyme is a member of the Haloacid Dehalogenase (HAD) superfamily of aspartate-nucleophile hydrolase enzymes (PF00702).); the encoded protein is MKQLPKVLQGVLFDLDGTLLDSAPDLHAALVAYCAEVDAPVPPYAMVREVVSRGSRAILSCAFNENDDELLERTPRYLELYHSMMSRHTRPFEGIDALLEALEVGGLAWGIVTNKPGYLTDELVRHIGWSQRVCAVISGDTLPVRKPDPAPVWLACERAGLEPSHCLFVGDDRRDVQAGNDAGLYSVAVHWGYLDGGDPHAWGADAVVEHPRQLAELLALQVLV
- the ubiG gene encoding bifunctional 2-polyprenyl-6-hydroxyphenol methylase/3-demethylubiquinol 3-O-methyltransferase UbiG, whose product is MTQAAPNVSHDEIARFDKLAARWWDPDGESRPLHDLNPVRLDYVASRVSLRGAKVADVGCGGGLLSEALARAGADVVGVDLGLKVIEIARLHLHESHLKVDYRKQSSAELAMAEPNSFDAVCCMELIEHVPDPAALVQDLANMLKPGARLFMSTLNRTPVAFGAAILGAEYIMRMLPRGTHHYSQFLKPSELARLLRQAGLELEDVSGLGYNPLNRKAWLSRFTAVNYLLCARKAA